The bacterium genome includes the window TTAGCAACGAAAGACATGTATTTTTTAGAAACATCAATAGCTTGCTGAATCAATATGGAATATGCTTTGTGGTAACGATCTACTAATGATTTATCTTTATCACTAATTACACGTAATCTTAAAAGATTTATATTATCCTCTATATCTGCCAACTTTATAGCACATGCCATTACATTATTTTTTAGTCTATCAATATAATCAAAATATTCAATGTCTTTTTTTCTTGTAAGCAGGCTTATAACTTCAATGATATTTTCATCTATCCCAATTTTTTTCAAGTCATCCAACGTAACATCCGTATCCTCAACTATATCATGTAAAATTGCAGCAATCATAATATCACAATGTTGGGGAACATTATTCATTATTCTGAGACAATGAAGAATATAAGGGGTGCCACTTCTGTCAATTTGACCAGAATGCTTCTCTACTGCCAATTTAATTGATAATTCGAGAAGATACTTTTTCCTACTTTCTTCTTCTCTATCTCCAGAATCACTAAATATTATCATTTAGTCACCTTCCATTGTATGCCTTTCGATTTCCCAATAAATACTACTGTGCATCGATATGACCTTGTTTTCGGAATCTAAAATTTCTTCATTCTCATATACATTCTTAAAATCCACAATACCTCCATTTTTTAAGGCTGATAAAACTAATCATATTTATTTACTGGCTGCAAGCCAGGTTGGAAGAGTTTTCATTGATTTTTTCTGATAAATATCTTTTTATTTCATCGGTAGAGTTATTTAATAAATAGTTTTTATATAAATCAACTCGGCAATCGCATTCTTCTACAAAGAATCTAACAATTTTATACAGCCCATGTTTACACGCTTTCTTCAAACCATCATAAGCACAAATATACGCCGGACATCCCTTGTCCTCAATACAATATTTAACTATATTTAATCTATCTTCTTTTGTGATATATGATTCATTATTCCCAGTAATTATGGCGGCTCTCATCGGTTTTCCCTGCTTATATAGAACAGATCCTCCAATATTTTCCACAATATATTTGAATAATTCAAAATTTCCATTTTTCGCCGCCATAATTAAACAATCATTTGCAAAAACTCTAGGAATACGCATTAAAAATTTTTTGGAAATTTTTTCATCTTTTGAAACATATTCAAATAATTCAGCATGTCCTCTTACATATTCCTTCCAATCTAGATAAATTTCAACCTTTCCGAAAAATGCAATAATTTTTTCCAACATATATTCTTCTGAAGATATAGCCTCATGCATAATATTAATTAAATTTGTATTTTTTGAATTTGCAATAAATTTAACCACACCATGAACTAATCTGGTATCCATCTTTGATAATCTGACATGATGATCCAATAATTCTGGTGTAATTTCAAAATTTTGTCTGACTCTTTCCGTTCTAAGATTGGATGTATCATAATCTTTTGATAAAATCCCAAAAAATTCTTTTATTTTTTTGATAAACGAAAACATTTAAAACTCCTTTAATTTAAAAATATTTTTCATTTAATAACAAACTCTCCTCTATTAAACCATTTTTTATTATTCAACTCGGTTTCCACTATATTATATTCCGAATCAACCTCATATGTTTTTTTATACATCTTTTTTAATTCTTTCAAAAAGGATTCTAATAATTCTTCTGTCCAAATGGTTGAATATTCCCCGCCGTTTTCCCAATTCTTAAATCCATATATATTTGAGTTTACAATATGATGAGAATCACATCCAAATTTTTTAACTTTAGTATTAATTATTTTTTTCATGTCGGGAACAATACATATGAATTCGCTGATATAGACGCACGATAAAAGATTCATAAATTCAATATTTTCTTTTAGTGTCATACATTCCAATGTCTTTGATGTTATTATCCTTTGAATATATTTACTTCGTGTTGGGAATTTTATAAAAAATTCTAAAAATTCATTTATTTTTGATTTTATCTGTGTATATACATTATACAAATTTTGGGTCTTTTGAAAAATCGGATCAATAAATACCAATCTTGAATCTTTTTTTATTCCACCAATTGGAAATAAATCATATCCACTTCCAAATTCTAATTGTATTGGCATTTGTGAAGAATATGTTTTTTCTATTTTCGCAATTACCGGTGGAGAACAATCAAAATATTTTTTTGGTATTTTTGATTCCAAACACAGAACACTATATTCTTTTTCTAAATTAAAGTCTGGAATATCCAAATTTATTTTTATATCATCTTTAAAATTAATAGAAATAAATTTCATTATTAATTTTGATAATAAATTTATATATGCATATCTATCAAGATTATTCGTAA containing:
- a CDS encoding GTP pyrophosphokinase produces the protein MIIFSDSGDREEESRKKYLLELSIKLAVEKHSGQIDRSGTPYILHCLRIMNNVPQHCDIMIAAILHDIVEDTDVTLDDLKKIGIDENIIEVISLLTRKKDIEYFDYIDRLKNNVMACAIKLADIEDNINLLRLRVISDKDKSLVDRYHKAYSILIQQAIDVSKKYMSFVANSGLCQDCGCKGLPT
- a CDS encoding ankyrin repeat domain-containing protein, translating into MFSFIKKIKEFFGILSKDYDTSNLRTERVRQNFEITPELLDHHVRLSKMDTRLVHGVVKFIANSKNTNLINIMHEAISSEEYMLEKIIAFFGKVEIYLDWKEYVRGHAELFEYVSKDEKISKKFLMRIPRVFANDCLIMAAKNGNFELFKYIVENIGGSVLYKQGKPMRAAIITGNNESYITKEDRLNIVKYCIEDKGCPAYICAYDGLKKACKHGLYKIVRFFVEECDCRVDLYKNYLLNNSTDEIKRYLSEKINENSSNLACSQ